The DNA segment CGATCACGGTCGCCTCGACGGTGAGGCCGACCGCGACCTCGTCCGCGGGGACGTCGATCACGCGCCCCGTCAGCCGCACTGGGCCGAAGTCGACGATGCCCGTGGTGTAGGGCGCGTCGTCCGCGAACGCGGGGGTCGGAACGTGGGTGACCGTGTACGTGTCGAGTTCGCCGACGGCGGGCAACGGTTCCTCGGCGAGCTCACGAGCGCCGCACTCGGGGCAGACCCGTCGCGGCGGGAGCGACCCGTGGCCCTCGGGACAGACGAGGGAGAACGCCTCGTTCGCCTCCAGGGCGTCGAGCCAGTCGTCGTAGCCGTCGTGTCGGGCTCCGGTGTGGTCGCTCATGCTCCCACCTCCAGCGCGCCGCGCTGGCGTACTCGCGGGAGCTCACTGCGTTCGGTCATGCGCCCACCTCCTCCAGTACGTGGACCACGCACGAGGCGACCGTGCCACCCGCATTGTGCGCGACGACGGTGTCGCCGTCGATCGCGTCGCTGTGCGGGTGGTCGCCTTCGAGCAAGTGCGTGAGTTCGACCAGCTGGGAGGCACCTGTCGCGCCGACGGGGTGGCCCTTGGCCTTGAGGCCGCCGGAGAGGTTCACCGGGACGGGGCCGTCGGCGGTCGTGTCGCCCTCGCGTGCGGCCGCAATTCCCTCGCCGGGCTCGGCGATGCCGAGTGACTCGATCGCTAGCACCTCGGCGATGGTGAAGCAGTCGTGGACTTCGGCCGCCGCGACGTCGTCGGCGGTGATGCCGGCGTCGTCGTACGCCTCGGTCGCGGCCTCGTCGGCGGCGGGCGACCGGGCGAGGTGCTCGCGATCGTGCAGTGCCATGCGGTCGCCGCCCTGGCCGGTGCCGGTGATGGCGACGGGTGCCGAAACGTCGTGGGCGTCGGCGTACTCGTCGCTGACGAGGACCAGCGCCGCAGCGCCGTCTGAGATCGGACAGGAGTCGTAGAGCCCGAGCGGTTCGGAGACGGCGGGTGCCTCCAGGACGTCGTCGACCGAGATCGCCCGCTGGTACTGAGCCTTCTCGTTCTCGAGGGCGTTCTCGTGGTTCTTCACGGCGACGTGGGCGAGGTCTTCGCGGTCACCGCCGAATCGGTCGAAGTACGCCGTGGCCATCAGCCCGTAGGCGCCGGGGAACGTCACACCGGCGCGGACCTCCCAGAGGTCGTCGGCCGCGATGGCCAGCGCCTCGGTCGCGCCCGCGGTGCCGAGGTTGGTCATCCGTTCGGCGCCACCGACGAGACAGACGTCCGACTCGCCGTTGCGGATGCTGACGACGGCGTCGCGAATCGCCGTCGCGCTCGACGCGCAGGCGGACTCGTATCGCGTCGCCGGCGCGGAGACACCAGCCGCCTCGGCCATCAGCGGTCCCTGGTGGCCCTGGTGCTCGGCGAGTTCGCCCATGAAGTTGCCGTATCGTACCATCTCGACGTCCGTTCGCGGGACGCCGGCGTCGTCGAACGCCACCGCCGCCGCCTCGGCGAACAGGTCACGGCCGGTTCGCTCCGGCGTGCGCCCGAACGACGTCAGCCCGGCGCCCGCTACGCGCACTGCTGTCATACGATCGGGTACGACCGGGTCCGGTTAATACCTCGTGGTTCACGCAGGTACGACCGGCGTCCGAACGCCAGCACACCACACCGTCCGAGACATCCGGCACGACCTACGCGTCCGGCGTCACGTCTTCCGAGGACACCCCCGGGAAGATACCGATCGATCGAGACGCCCCACCGGCGATCCGGGCGCTTTTATCCACGCGGTCGCGAGTGAGTGCCATGCAGCCGCACACACTGGACGAGTCGCTGGTGGAGACGCTCACCGAGACCAGCGGCGTCCCGGGGTACGAGGATCGAATCCGCGAACTCGTGCAGGCCGAGTTCGTCGAGTCCGTCGACCGCGTCAGGACCGACGCGATGGGCAACGTCGTGGGGACGATCGAGGGGTCGACCGACCACGAGGTCGCCGTCGCGGCCCACATGGACGAGATCGGCTTCATGGTCAGTCACATCGAGGGTGACGAAGGTGAGAGCGGCTTCCTCGAACTCGACGCCCTCGGAGGATGGGACGCCCGCGTCCTGAAGGCCCAGCGCGTCACCGTTCACACGGAAGATGGCGACCTCCCGGGCGTGATCGGCTCGCCACCGCCGCACACGATGGATCCAGAAGATCGGGAGACGCCACCGGACGTCGAGGACGTAGTCGTCGACCTCGGGCTCCCCTACGAGGACGTCGACGAACGCGTCTCAGTCGGCGATCTCGTCACGATGGATCAGTCGACCGAGGTGGTCGGTGAGACGCTCACCGGGAAGGCGATGGACGATCGCATCTGCCTGTACGCCATGCTCCAGGCCGCCGCGGCGATCGAAGATCCCGACGCGACGATCCACTTCTGTGCCACTGTCCAGGAGGAAGTCGGCCTCCGCGGCGCCCGCGCGCTCGGCGTCGACGTCGATCCCGACCTGGCCATCGCGCTCGACGTCACCGTCGCCAACGACGTCCCCGAATTCGACGAGGGCGAACACGTCACCCGTCTCGGGCAGGGAACGGCGATCAAACTCAAGGACGGCAGCGTCATCACGAGCCCCAAAGTACACCGCCGGCTCAGGTCCATCGCGGAGGTCGAAGGGATCGACTTCCAACTCGAGGTTTTGCCCGCCGGCGGGACGGACACGGCCGGCTTCCAGCACACCCACGGCGCCAAACCGGTCGGCGCCATCTCCATCCCGAATCGGTACATGCACACCGTCACCGAGGCCGTCCACCGCGACGACGTGGAGGCCACCGTGGACCTCCTGACGGCCTTCCTCGAACGCGAGGACGGGACGGCAGACTACATGCTGTAAATCCGGCCGTGAACGATCCATACATCGGTTGCTGATTGGACCGTCGGACTGTAGGACCAATACAAATATACATAAACGAAAGTCGAATACGTTCCGTATGGAACGTCGATCGGTCCTCTCCGGAACGGGTCTCGCGCTCGCAACGAGTATCGCCGGATGTCTGGACACCATCGGCGACGAACCGACGTCGGCGACGGCCGGAACGACGTCGGCGTCGGCCTGCGAAGCGGGCCGCGCGGTCCTCGAAGCGATCGGAAACGAAGAGTACGAAACGGCCGCTGCGTACTACCCGACTGCGCTCGAAGAGAGCGGGCACGGCCCGAGCCCGGTCGACCGGTACCGGACAGTTCGGACGCCGGACGGGATCGGCGACATCGAGTGCGGAGAGGCCACCTCGGACCCGGACCTCGAAACCCAGTTCTCCGAGTGGATCGACGGCGACGTGGGAACCGCGAAGA comes from the Halovivax cerinus genome and includes:
- a CDS encoding M42 family metallopeptidase yields the protein MQPHTLDESLVETLTETSGVPGYEDRIRELVQAEFVESVDRVRTDAMGNVVGTIEGSTDHEVAVAAHMDEIGFMVSHIEGDEGESGFLELDALGGWDARVLKAQRVTVHTEDGDLPGVIGSPPPHTMDPEDRETPPDVEDVVVDLGLPYEDVDERVSVGDLVTMDQSTEVVGETLTGKAMDDRICLYAMLQAAAAIEDPDATIHFCATVQEEVGLRGARALGVDVDPDLAIALDVTVANDVPEFDEGEHVTRLGQGTAIKLKDGSVITSPKVHRRLRSIAEVEGIDFQLEVLPAGGTDTAGFQHTHGAKPVGAISIPNRYMHTVTEAVHRDDVEATVDLLTAFLEREDGTADYML
- a CDS encoding thiolase C-terminal domain-containing protein translates to MTAVRVAGAGLTSFGRTPERTGRDLFAEAAAVAFDDAGVPRTDVEMVRYGNFMGELAEHQGHQGPLMAEAAGVSAPATRYESACASSATAIRDAVVSIRNGESDVCLVGGAERMTNLGTAGATEALAIAADDLWEVRAGVTFPGAYGLMATAYFDRFGGDREDLAHVAVKNHENALENEKAQYQRAISVDDVLEAPAVSEPLGLYDSCPISDGAAALVLVSDEYADAHDVSAPVAITGTGQGGDRMALHDREHLARSPAADEAATEAYDDAGITADDVAAAEVHDCFTIAEVLAIESLGIAEPGEGIAAAREGDTTADGPVPVNLSGGLKAKGHPVGATGASQLVELTHLLEGDHPHSDAIDGDTVVAHNAGGTVASCVVHVLEEVGA
- a CDS encoding Zn-ribbon domain-containing OB-fold protein produces the protein MSDHTGARHDGYDDWLDALEANEAFSLVCPEGHGSLPPRRVCPECGARELAEEPLPAVGELDTYTVTHVPTPAFADDAPYTTGIVDFGPVRLTGRVIDVPADEVAVGLTVEATVIESETTDERLVAFRPR